The Starkeya sp. ORNL1 DNA window GCGAGGCGTTGCTGGACGAGATCGTCCGCCACCTGGTCGGGGAGGGGGAGGCGCCGTTCCGCTCGGCAAGTGCGCTCTATTCGGACTTCCTGGTGCATTGCCGGGTGCGCAGAGTCGGCTCCAAGGTGCCGGACCTCGGCGATTTCACCCGGCGTGTCGCCATCGTCCGAGCGGGGGTTGATGCCGGCTCGGTTGGCGAGGAATGGCAGCAGGCGGTGGCGCAGGCCGGCGAACTGCCGGAGGAGATGCAGGGCGTGTTCCTGATGCTCGCCCGCGCGGCGATGGAGGGCGCGCCGTCGCCCGGTGACGACGCGCTCGCCCGCGCCTATGGCAGCCGCTCGCCGTCACGCGGGCGCTGGCTGCTCACCTATATGGAAGAGCGCGGCTATCTCGCCTGCGAGGCGGATTTCCGCGGCAACCGGGTGGTGCGCTTCCCCGCCTTCGGCTGGAAGACCACGCCCGCCAACCCTCGCGCCATGGAAGCGGCGCGGGGCTAGCCGTTGGACGCGCTCAATTGTAGAGCGCGCTCGGCAGCCAAAGCGCGATGCCGGGGAAGACATAGAGCAACACCATAGCGACGATGACGATCGCCAGGAACGGCATGACGCCGGAGAATATCTCGTCGATCGAGACGTGCTTCGGCGCCACGCCCTTCAGATAGAAAGGCGCCATCGCCACCGGCGGCGAGAGGAACGAGGTCTGCAGGTTCAGCGCCACCAGCACGCCGAAGAAGATCGGGTCGATGCCGAAATTGTCCAGTAGCGGCAGGAAGATGGGCAGGAAGATCACGATGATCTCGGTCCACTCCAGCGGCCAGCCCAGGATGAAGATGATGATCTGGGTGAGGATCAGGAAGCCGATAGGGCCGAGGTTCAGCGACAGGATGAACTGCTCGACCACATGCTGGCCGCCGAGCAGCGCGAACACCGCCGAGAACACCGCGGAGCCGACGAACAGCCAGCACACCATGGCCGAGGCGCGGGCGGTGAGGAACACCGAATCCTTCAGCTTCTCGAAGCTGAAGGTGCGGTAGGCCAGCGCCAGCAGCACCGCGCCGAGCGCGCCGATGGCGGCGGCTTCCGACGGCGTGGCGAGGCCGAGGATGATGGCGCCGAGCACCGACACGATCAGCAGCACCAGCGGGAAGAATGACGTCAGCAGCGCCATGACGATGGTGAGGATCGGCACGTTGCGCTCGGCGGCGGGCAGCTTGGGCGCGAGGCTCGGATTGAGGATGGCGCGGATGATCACGTACACCATATACATGCCCGCCAGCATCAGCCCGGGTATGAAGGCGGCGGCGTAAAGCTTCACCACCGAGACGCCGGCGGTGGCGCCATAGAGAATGAGCATCACACTCGGCGGAATGAGAATGCCGAGGCAGCCGCCGGCGCAGACCACACCCGCCGCGAGCTTGGTGTCGTAGCCGGCGCGCAGCATGGCCGGGAAGGCGAGCAGGCCCATTAGCGTCACCACCGCGCCGACGATGCCGGTGGCAGTGGCGAACAGCGCGCAGGTGGCGAGCGTCGCCACCGCGAGCGAGCCGGGCAGCCAGCCGGCGGCGAGCTGGATCGATCGGAATAGCCGGTCGAGGATGTTGGCGCGCTCGACCACGTAGCCCATGAACAGGAACAGCGGGATCGAGATCAGCACGTCGTTCGCCATCACTGAATAGGTGCGCTGCACGAACAGATTGAAGATGCTCGGCCCTTGCGTGAAGTAGCCAAAGCCGACGCCCAGCGCCATCAGCGTGAAGGCGATCGGGAAGCCGAGCATCAGGAAAATGAGGAAGAGAAACAGCATCAACACGCCGAGGGCGGGATCGGAGAGAAACATCACAGCGATCCTCGTGTGGTGGCTTCGCGCTCGGCCAGATTGGCGGCGGCTTCTTCGAGGATGATCTTCTCCATCTCCTCGACGTCATGCAGGCGCTGCGGCCAGTCGCCGGTGCGGATGCAGATGATGCAGCGCACCACCTCGACCACGCCCTGCAGCAGCATCATCACGCCGGTGATCGGGATCAGCCCCTTGAATGGCCAGATGATCGGGCCGTCCGGGCTGAAAGCGGAATGCTCGTTGAGCATGTAGGAGAGCTGGAAGTAACCCCAGCCGGAATAGATCAGCGCCAGAATGCCGGGAAAGTAGAACAGGAAGTAGAGCACGAGATCGCTCTTGGCCTGCGTCGTCGGCGCCCATTTGCGGTAGAGGAAATCGCCGCGCACATGGCCGTTGCGCGAGAGCGTGTAGGCGCCGGCCATCATGAACAGCGTGCCGTACAGCATCAGGCTGACGTCGTAGGCCCAACTGGTCGGGTCCCTCAGCACATAGCGGCAGAAAACTTCATAGGTGATGGCCAGCATCAGTATGACGATGCACCAGGCGAACAGCTTGCCGATGAACGCGTTCAACCGGTCG harbors:
- a CDS encoding TRAP transporter large permease subunit; amino-acid sequence: MFLSDPALGVLMLFLFLIFLMLGFPIAFTLMALGVGFGYFTQGPSIFNLFVQRTYSVMANDVLISIPLFLFMGYVVERANILDRLFRSIQLAAGWLPGSLAVATLATCALFATATGIVGAVVTLMGLLAFPAMLRAGYDTKLAAGVVCAGGCLGILIPPSVMLILYGATAGVSVVKLYAAAFIPGLMLAGMYMVYVIIRAILNPSLAPKLPAAERNVPILTIVMALLTSFFPLVLLIVSVLGAIILGLATPSEAAAIGALGAVLLALAYRTFSFEKLKDSVFLTARASAMVCWLFVGSAVFSAVFALLGGQHVVEQFILSLNLGPIGFLILTQIIIFILGWPLEWTEIIVIFLPIFLPLLDNFGIDPIFFGVLVALNLQTSFLSPPVAMAPFYLKGVAPKHVSIDEIFSGVMPFLAIVIVAMVLLYVFPGIALWLPSALYN
- a CDS encoding TRAP transporter small permease subunit, with the translated sequence MQSVLLAVDRLNAFIGKLFAWCIVILMLAITYEVFCRYVLRDPTSWAYDVSLMLYGTLFMMAGAYTLSRNGHVRGDFLYRKWAPTTQAKSDLVLYFLFYFPGILALIYSGWGYFQLSYMLNEHSAFSPDGPIIWPFKGLIPITGVMMLLQGVVEVVRCIICIRTGDWPQRLHDVEEMEKIILEEAAANLAEREATTRGSL